One part of the Dyadobacter sp. 676 genome encodes these proteins:
- a CDS encoding catalase: MAKRKAQQNPAVDQPENEKIKSLAPHMEDSAGKIMNTNTGVRINDDQNSLKAGERGASLLEDFILREKITHFDHERIPERVVHARGSGAHGVFKLYEPLPQYTKAQFLNDTSIETPVFVRFSTVAGSRGSTDLARDVRGFAVKFYTQEGNFDLVGNNMPVFFIQDAIKFPDLVHAVKPEPDNEIPQAASAHDTFWDFISVMPESAHMIMWLMSDRAIPRSYRMMEGFGVHTFRLVNAEGVSHFVKFHWKPLLGVHSVAWDEAQNISGKDPDFHRRDLWDAIESGNFPEWELGLQIVPEADEFKFEFDLLDPTKIIPEELVPVLRVGKLTLNRNPENFFAETEQAAFHIGHVVPGIDFTNDPLLQGRLFSYTDTQLIRLGGPNFQEIPINRPIVPVHNNQRDGFMRQTINRGKVSYGPNSLGDNYPLQAKASEGGYTTYPERIDARKIRARSKSFLDHFSQARLFYNSQSDPEKNHIIDAFSFELGKVQSVEVRRRMLGILSMIDKGLASEVAFALRLSVPEDPELPVNRSIPADADPADYDPVMVEGSLTASAALSMANGPKDTIKTRKIAFLAADGVDGVALNTVKTALEAEGAIVEVIAPRLNYILSDLDEEIHVNHSFLTAASVFYDAVYVPGGVNSVASVEADADAVHFLNEAFKHCKAIAADAGAMQVIEATYFARKIPAEFSDESVMLDGVVISDNPETLARQFISAIAQHRFWEREKPRKIPA; encoded by the coding sequence ATGGCGAAAAGAAAAGCACAGCAAAACCCGGCTGTCGACCAGCCCGAAAATGAAAAAATCAAAAGCCTGGCCCCCCATATGGAAGATTCGGCGGGCAAGATAATGAATACCAACACGGGCGTCCGCATCAACGACGACCAGAATTCCCTGAAAGCAGGTGAGCGGGGCGCTTCCCTGCTGGAAGACTTTATTCTCCGCGAAAAAATTACCCATTTCGACCACGAGCGTATTCCCGAGCGCGTGGTACATGCGCGCGGCTCGGGCGCCCACGGGGTTTTCAAGCTCTACGAACCGCTTCCACAGTATACCAAAGCACAATTTCTCAACGATACCTCGATCGAAACCCCGGTTTTCGTCCGGTTTTCGACCGTCGCCGGTTCCAGGGGTTCCACCGACCTTGCCCGCGATGTCCGGGGATTTGCCGTGAAATTTTATACGCAGGAAGGCAATTTCGACCTCGTCGGAAACAATATGCCCGTGTTCTTTATTCAGGACGCGATCAAGTTTCCGGACCTGGTCCATGCCGTAAAGCCGGAACCTGACAACGAAATCCCCCAGGCGGCATCGGCGCACGACACTTTCTGGGATTTTATATCCGTCATGCCCGAATCCGCGCATATGATCATGTGGCTCATGAGCGACCGCGCCATTCCCCGCAGTTACCGGATGATGGAAGGCTTCGGCGTCCATACTTTCAGGCTGGTGAATGCGGAGGGCGTAAGCCATTTCGTCAAATTCCACTGGAAACCGCTGTTGGGCGTGCATTCGGTTGCCTGGGACGAGGCACAGAACATTTCGGGCAAAGACCCCGACTTTCACCGCCGCGATCTTTGGGACGCCATCGAAAGCGGCAACTTCCCTGAATGGGAACTGGGCTTGCAAATCGTGCCCGAGGCCGACGAATTCAAATTTGAATTTGATTTGCTGGACCCGACCAAAATTATTCCCGAAGAACTGGTGCCTGTATTACGGGTAGGCAAACTGACGCTCAACCGCAATCCCGAAAACTTCTTCGCGGAAACGGAACAGGCGGCATTCCATATCGGCCATGTCGTACCGGGTATCGATTTCACCAACGACCCGCTGCTTCAGGGGCGGCTGTTCTCCTACACTGACACCCAGCTGATCCGACTTGGTGGCCCTAATTTCCAGGAAATACCCATTAACCGGCCTATTGTTCCTGTGCACAACAACCAGCGCGACGGCTTTATGCGGCAGACTATCAACCGGGGAAAGGTCAGCTACGGCCCTAACTCCCTGGGCGATAATTATCCGTTACAGGCCAAAGCCTCCGAAGGCGGTTACACCACTTATCCCGAACGCATCGACGCCCGGAAGATAAGGGCACGCAGCAAGAGCTTCCTGGATCATTTCAGTCAGGCCAGGTTGTTTTATAACAGCCAGTCGGACCCCGAGAAGAACCACATTATCGACGCATTCAGCTTTGAATTAGGCAAAGTGCAATCGGTGGAGGTGCGTCGCAGAATGCTCGGCATTCTTTCGATGATCGACAAGGGGCTGGCCAGCGAAGTGGCATTTGCGCTACGGCTCTCGGTTCCCGAGGACCCCGAACTGCCCGTCAACCGGAGCATTCCGGCCGACGCCGACCCGGCCGATTACGATCCGGTCATGGTCGAAGGCTCGCTTACGGCATCCGCGGCGTTAAGCATGGCCAACGGCCCGAAGGATACGATCAAGACCCGGAAAATCGCATTTCTGGCGGCCGATGGTGTCGACGGCGTGGCACTGAATACCGTAAAAACCGCGTTGGAAGCGGAGGGTGCTATTGTGGAGGTAATAGCGCCCCGTCTGAATTACATTCTTTCGGATTTGGATGAGGAAATTCATGTAAACCACAGTTTCCTGACGGCCGCATCGGTCTTCTACGATGCGGTTTATGTTCCCGGTGGCGTCAACAGCGTAGCCAGTGTGGAAGCCGACGCCGATGCCGTGCATTTCCTCAACGAAGCGTTCAAGCATTGCAAGGCGATTGCTGCGGACGCAGGCGCAATGCAGGTTATCGAGGCAACCTATTTTGCCCGCAAGATCCCTGCCGAATTCTCTGACGAGTCGGTTATGCTCGACGGGGTCGTCATCAGCGACAATCCGGAAACGCTGGCTCGGCAGTTTATCTCGGCTATTGCACAACACAGATTCTGGGAGCGCGAAAAACCCCGGAAAATCCCGGCTTAG
- a CDS encoding ankyrin repeat domain-containing protein, with product MAELKGGLKTALRRRRTAGQLSPLVWILSRKGIALKQNPVHMEDFTNVLIHAARVGNLDVIRELLSRGVDVNARDERGYTPLLIACYNNRLQAAELLLESGADVNAGDYGGNTALMGAAFKGLPEIAALLIRYGADLNSQHGNGGTALMFATMFGRNEVVKLLLESGADTDILDVRGQSAFDLAMQQGNREAITLLA from the coding sequence ATGGCGGAACTGAAGGGGGGTCTGAAAACCGCTTTGAGAAGGCGGCGTACCGCCGGACAACTTTCGCCATTGGTATGGATTTTAAGCCGGAAAGGAATCGCTTTGAAACAAAATCCGGTCCATATGGAAGACTTCACCAATGTATTGATACACGCTGCCCGCGTGGGTAACCTGGATGTAATTCGCGAACTCCTCAGCCGGGGCGTGGATGTAAATGCAAGGGACGAAAGAGGTTACACGCCCTTGCTGATAGCCTGCTATAACAATCGCCTCCAAGCGGCGGAACTGCTGCTGGAATCGGGTGCGGATGTGAATGCGGGAGATTATGGTGGAAATACGGCGCTGATGGGCGCTGCTTTTAAAGGGTTACCTGAGATCGCGGCGCTGTTGATCCGCTACGGCGCGGACCTGAACAGCCAGCATGGCAACGGCGGCACGGCGCTGATGTTCGCGACCATGTTCGGTCGTAACGAGGTTGTGAAACTGTTGCTTGAAAGCGGTGCCGACACGGATATCCTGGATGTGCGGGGCCAATCGGCATTCGATCTCGCTATGCAGCAGGGCAACCGCGAGGCGATCACATTACTGGCCTGA
- a CDS encoding multidrug efflux SMR transporter encodes MNWVILIVAGLFEVGFASCLGKVRETSGSEMYLWFTGFIVSMTISMVLLMKATQTLPIGTAYAVWTGIGAVGTVLVGIFVFKDPVSFWRIFFITTLILSIAGLKMVSSH; translated from the coding sequence ATGAACTGGGTTATTCTGATTGTCGCTGGCTTGTTTGAAGTCGGGTTCGCTTCCTGCCTGGGAAAGGTCCGCGAGACTTCCGGGAGCGAAATGTATTTATGGTTCACAGGATTTATCGTATCCATGACGATAAGCATGGTTTTACTGATGAAAGCCACGCAAACTTTGCCGATCGGCACAGCTTACGCCGTATGGACGGGGATTGGCGCCGTGGGGACGGTACTGGTGGGAATATTTGTATTTAAAGATCCGGTGAGTTTCTGGCGGATATTCTTTATTACCACGCTAATCCTTTCCATCGCGGGGCTCAAAATGGTTTCCAGCCATTAA
- a CDS encoding Crp/Fnr family transcriptional regulator produces the protein MEIDEILDRFYPLPPDSKEALKAHISGVSYPKNHTLLRAGRVEKTLYFIRSGIVRAYSDSGSGDVTFWFGKEGDVVISMKSYVAGKEGYEHVETLESCELYQMRTSRLEALFARDIHIANWGRKLIGEELIKTEERLIAMQFKTAQERYLDLMATTPDLLQRVQLCHIASYLGITQVSLSRIRAEIR, from the coding sequence ATGGAAATAGATGAAATCCTCGACCGTTTCTACCCCTTGCCGCCCGATTCGAAGGAAGCCCTGAAAGCCCATATCTCCGGTGTGAGCTATCCTAAAAACCATACGCTCCTGCGTGCGGGCCGGGTTGAAAAAACATTGTATTTTATCAGAAGCGGAATTGTGCGGGCCTATTCCGATTCAGGCAGCGGCGATGTTACATTCTGGTTTGGAAAGGAAGGCGACGTGGTGATTTCGATGAAAAGCTATGTGGCTGGAAAAGAAGGGTACGAGCACGTCGAAACGCTTGAAAGCTGCGAATTGTATCAAATGAGGACTTCCCGCCTGGAAGCGCTCTTTGCCAGGGACATCCATATCGCGAACTGGGGGCGCAAGCTGATCGGGGAGGAGCTCATCAAAACCGAGGAAAGGCTCATTGCCATGCAGTTCAAAACGGCCCAGGAGAGATACCTCGACCTGATGGCCACGACGCCGGATCTCCTCCAACGTGTACAATTATGCCATATCGCTTCCTACCTCGGCATTACACAGGTTAGCCTGAGCAGGATTCGTGCGGAAATCAGGTAA
- a CDS encoding DUF4180 domain-containing protein yields the protein MNIRKHQNNGTSIAEVLSDQLLVRTPDDGLQLLADLYYQDYDCVILHEQNITPAFFELKTGIAGEILQKFATYKMRLAIVGDFAHYESKSLRDFIFESNKGKQINFLPTVEEAVVKLAG from the coding sequence ATGAATATCCGGAAACATCAAAATAACGGGACTTCCATAGCCGAGGTCTTGTCCGACCAGCTTCTGGTCCGGACGCCCGACGACGGGCTTCAATTGCTCGCGGATCTGTATTACCAGGATTACGATTGCGTTATCCTGCATGAGCAAAATATTACCCCCGCTTTCTTCGAGCTCAAAACGGGTATAGCAGGCGAAATCCTGCAAAAATTTGCTACTTACAAAATGCGGCTGGCCATTGTCGGCGACTTTGCACACTATGAGAGCAAAAGCCTGCGCGACTTTATCTTTGAAAGCAACAAGGGAAAGCAGATCAACTTCCTGCCTACGGTCGAAGAAGCGGTGGTGAAACTGGCCGGCTGA
- a CDS encoding glycosyl transferase → MDWGLGHATRCIPVVRYLIENGCEVTIAASGATALLLKNNFPDIPQIPLPGYNITYSRRGGTFVLKILAQIPKILLAIRRERQWLRNIQAARHFDLVISDNRYGLKINALKSVIMTHQLQVITGFGDRADAMLQRMHYRILEKFDACWIVDAEANGGLAGMLSHPSRIPSNATYLGLLSQLRGPASPAPGQPEQILILLSGPEPARSLLEKQLLAQITNIDEYHFHLIAGNPAGRVPGHLPAHVTYATHANADDLAVALAAARLVICRSGYSTLMDLVFFEKKHCLSPRRGNRSRNIWPAIYWQKASR, encoded by the coding sequence TTGGACTGGGGACTGGGGCATGCCACCCGCTGCATTCCGGTCGTCAGATACCTTATAGAAAACGGTTGTGAGGTTACCATTGCGGCCTCGGGTGCAACGGCATTGCTGTTGAAAAACAACTTCCCCGATATACCGCAAATACCCCTGCCGGGCTACAATATTACATACAGCCGGCGCGGCGGCACGTTTGTCCTGAAAATTCTGGCCCAGATACCCAAAATCCTCCTGGCGATCCGGCGGGAGCGGCAATGGCTCAGGAACATACAGGCTGCGCGCCATTTCGATCTCGTGATTTCGGACAATCGATATGGGCTCAAAATCAATGCGCTAAAATCCGTAATAATGACCCACCAGTTGCAGGTCATAACCGGTTTCGGGGACCGGGCAGATGCCATGCTGCAAAGAATGCACTACCGCATACTCGAAAAATTCGACGCATGCTGGATCGTAGACGCCGAAGCGAACGGCGGATTGGCGGGAATGCTGTCACATCCTTCCCGCATCCCGTCCAATGCAACTTACCTGGGCCTTTTGTCACAGTTGCGCGGTCCTGCCTCCCCGGCGCCCGGGCAACCGGAACAGATACTCATTCTGCTTTCCGGGCCGGAGCCCGCGCGTAGCCTGCTCGAAAAGCAGCTGCTCGCACAAATTACAAACATTGACGAATACCATTTCCATCTGATAGCCGGCAACCCGGCGGGTCGCGTACCGGGGCATTTGCCTGCGCATGTGACCTACGCCACGCACGCGAATGCCGACGATCTGGCCGTTGCGCTTGCCGCCGCCCGACTGGTAATCTGTCGAAGCGGCTACTCCACGCTTATGGATCTGGTGTTTTTTGAAAAAAAGCATTGCTTATCCCCACGCCGGGGCAATCGGAGCAGGAATATCTGGCCGGCTATTTACTGGCAAAAGGCATCGCGCTGA
- a CDS encoding DMT family transporter, producing the protein MKKAFIKLHIAIILAGFTGIFGKLITVNEGLLSWYRIWLAGILMLMILAVTGKLERIAFRDFRRISLTGLLLGLHWMLFYGSIKYSNISVGVVCFSLTGFFTAILSPLINKKPFVLSELFLSTLTLAGIVLIFSIDARYRAGIGLGIISSAIASFYMITNERLAKSFRSETITVYSMLGGALALTPLMPVYFYFFPVATMMPSWSDWGYLLLLAFFCTVVLYMLQTQALNRISAFTVNLSLNLEPVYTIILAILIYRENRELQWSFYVGLALIVLSVLLQMLRVVRAHRNAEEPLLAD; encoded by the coding sequence ATGAAAAAAGCTTTCATCAAGCTGCATATAGCCATTATTCTCGCCGGTTTTACCGGCATTTTCGGGAAACTGATCACTGTAAACGAAGGCCTGCTGTCGTGGTACCGCATATGGTTGGCGGGAATATTGATGCTCATGATCCTGGCGGTGACCGGAAAACTGGAGCGCATAGCGTTCCGCGACTTCCGGCGCATTTCTCTGACCGGGCTGCTCCTGGGATTGCACTGGATGCTGTTCTACGGTAGTATTAAGTACTCCAATATTTCGGTAGGGGTCGTTTGCTTTTCATTGACAGGCTTCTTTACCGCCATATTGTCGCCGCTTATCAACAAGAAACCCTTCGTGTTATCCGAGCTGTTTTTAAGTACGCTTACGCTGGCTGGCATCGTGTTGATTTTCAGCATCGATGCACGATACCGCGCGGGTATCGGCCTGGGGATCATTTCGTCGGCGATCGCGTCGTTTTACATGATCACCAACGAGCGGCTGGCGAAATCCTTTCGGAGCGAGACGATTACCGTGTATTCGATGCTGGGCGGAGCTTTGGCGCTTACACCGCTGATGCCCGTCTATTTCTATTTCTTCCCTGTCGCGACGATGATGCCCTCGTGGTCCGATTGGGGATATTTACTTCTGCTGGCATTCTTTTGCACGGTAGTCCTGTACATGCTGCAAACGCAGGCGCTGAACCGCATTTCGGCATTCACGGTTAACCTTAGCCTGAACCTTGAACCGGTGTACACGATCATTCTCGCCATTCTGATTTATCGTGAAAACAGGGAGCTCCAATGGTCGTTTTATGTGGGTCTGGCGCTGATCGTACTGTCGGTGTTACTGCAAATGTTGCGCGTCGTTCGTGCGCACCGGAATGCGGAAGAGCCGCTACTGGCCGATTGA
- a CDS encoding DJ-1/PfpI family protein → MSKKILLLAGDYVEDYEAMVPYQALLSVGFEVDTLAPDRKKGDTVPTAVHDFVGDQTYKETQGHRFAITVDFEGVNPADYDGLYIAGGRAPEYTRLNKRVLEITRHFFEANKPVAAICHGIQILTAAKVLQGRTLTAYVAVGPDIELAGGTWKNIPADQAIVDGNLVTSPAWPGHPAILREFYKLLGVQIGGI, encoded by the coding sequence ATGTCGAAGAAAATTCTGTTGCTGGCAGGGGATTACGTAGAAGATTACGAAGCCATGGTGCCCTACCAGGCTTTGCTTTCCGTCGGATTCGAAGTGGATACACTCGCACCCGACCGCAAGAAAGGCGACACCGTGCCGACCGCCGTTCATGATTTCGTAGGCGACCAGACGTACAAGGAAACACAGGGCCACCGCTTTGCGATCACCGTCGATTTCGAAGGCGTTAACCCGGCCGACTACGACGGACTTTACATCGCAGGCGGCCGCGCGCCCGAATATACGCGTCTCAATAAACGCGTGCTGGAAATTACCCGGCATTTTTTTGAGGCGAATAAGCCGGTAGCGGCTATTTGCCATGGCATTCAGATCCTTACTGCGGCAAAAGTGTTGCAGGGCCGTACACTCACGGCCTATGTGGCGGTGGGGCCGGATATCGAGCTCGCCGGCGGAACATGGAAGAACATCCCGGCCGACCAGGCAATCGTGGATGGCAACCTCGTAACTTCGCCCGCATGGCCGGGGCACCCGGCAATCCTGAGAGAATTTTACAAGCTGCTGGGTGTTCAGATCGGCGGTATTTAA
- a CDS encoding SCO family protein, translated as MRVPVFMLGLTAVLLTACEDRKLPYLGEPETVVRTVDGKTTEETRYPSIPAFSFTNQDNQTVTEHDFKDKIYVADFFFTTCPTICPVMKKNMLKVYDEVKNNPTVRILSHTIDPEHDTPAVLKTYSTDLGVSNATWQFVTGDREKIYEIGQRHYLVTAAEDAKSPGGFLHSGHFVLLDKDRHIRGMYDGTTDEGTYELIRDIRTLLKEYEN; from the coding sequence ACTGACCGCCTGCGAAGACCGCAAACTGCCTTACCTCGGCGAACCGGAAACTGTTGTGAGAACGGTGGATGGGAAAACAACCGAGGAAACCCGTTATCCCTCCATTCCCGCTTTTTCATTTACCAATCAGGACAATCAGACGGTCACCGAGCACGATTTCAAAGACAAAATATATGTCGCCGACTTCTTTTTTACGACCTGCCCGACGATTTGTCCGGTAATGAAAAAGAATATGCTCAAAGTTTACGACGAAGTGAAAAACAACCCGACCGTACGCATTCTCTCGCATACGATCGACCCGGAACATGATACACCGGCAGTACTTAAAACGTACTCGACCGACCTGGGCGTCAGCAATGCCACCTGGCAGTTCGTGACGGGCGACCGGGAGAAAATTTATGAAATAGGGCAGCGGCATTACCTCGTCACCGCAGCCGAGGACGCTAAATCGCCGGGCGGATTTTTACACAGTGGCCATTTTGTGCTGCTCGATAAGGACCGCCATATTCGCGGCATGTACGACGGTACCACCGACGAGGGGACCTACGAGCTCATCCGCGACATCAGGACGCTGCTGAAAGAGTACGAAAATTAA